One Melospiza georgiana isolate bMelGeo1 chromosome 12, bMelGeo1.pri, whole genome shotgun sequence genomic window carries:
- the SLC7A3 gene encoding cationic amino acid transporter 3 isoform X1, with product MLREKMTVFGKKLIRRRMVDLSSDDTHFARCLSTLDLVSLGVGSTLGAGVYVLAGEVAKEMAGPSIVLSFLVAALSSVLAGLCYAEFGARVPKAGSAYLYSYVTVGEIWAFVAGWNLILSYVIGTASVARAWSATFDNIIGNHISTFFVTNIPMHVPGVLAEHPDFFALILILLLTVLLSFGVSESALVNKIFTAVNLLVLGFVVIAGFIKGDIKNWQLSEESHGNLSLPDTPDDEKKAFGSGGFFPFGLEGMLTGAATCFYAFVGFDCIATTGEEARNPQRSIPIGIIVSLLICFVAYFGVSASLTLMVPYFLLNKSSPLPEAFKAVGWEPARYAVAVGSLCALSTSLLGSMFPMPRVIHAMAEDGLLFKFLSRIHSGRKTPLIATFVSGFFAAVFALFLDLKDLVDLMSIGTLLAYSLVAVCVLILRYQPRQPNSPKAVEMLELNGNEEERVIMNPAITAASAQHKETVSLATLFNPPGDTPTVLSGRIVYVCVAVIAALITVICVVLTLNMDALKDASVGSVVLLVLLLVALLIFTIIIWRQPQSNARLNFKVPFLPLVPILSTFINILLMVQLDKGTWARFAVCMVVGFVIYFAYGIWNSVEGKNEETARATAEKPLHHPGQDLSPGAAAV from the exons ATGTTGAGGGAAAAAATGACCGTTTTTGGCAAGAAGCTGATCCGCCGGCGCATGGTGGACCTGAGCTCCGATGACACCCATTTTGCTCGCTGCCTCTCCACGCTGGACCTCGTATCCCTGGGGGTGGGCAGCACACTAGGGGCTGGTGTGTATGTGCTGGCCGGGGAGGTGGCCAAGGAGATGGCTGGTCCCTCCATTGTCCTCTCCTTCCTGGTGGCTGCTCTCTCATCGGTACTGGCTGGACTCTGCTATGCAGAGTTTGGGGCCCGTGTCCCCAAGGCCGGCTCTGCATACCTCTACAGCTACGTTACTGTTGGCGAGATCTGGGCTTTTGTAGCCGGCTGGAACCTCATTCTCTCCTATGTGATAG GTACGGCCAGTGTGGCTCGAGCCTGGAGTGCAACATTTGACAACATCATCGGCAACCACATCTCCACCTTCTTTGTCACCAACATCCCAATGCATGTGCCAGGAGTGCTGGCTGAGCATCCAGACTTCTTTGCTTTGATCCTGATTTTGCTGCTTACTG TACTGCTGTCTTTTGGTGTCAGCGAATCTGCCCTCGTGAACAAAATCTTCACAGCAGTGAACCTGTTGGTGCTGGGCTTTGTCGTCATTGCTGGCTTCATCAAGGGAGACATCAAGAACTGGCAGCTTTCAGAGGAGAGCCATGGCAATTTGTCACTGCCAGACACACCGGATGACGA gaaaaaagcttttggCTCTGGtgggtttttcccctttggaCTGGAAGGGATGCTGACCGGCGCTGCCACCTGTTTCTATGCCTTCGTGGGCTTTGACTGCATTGCCACCACAG GGGAGGAAGCCAGGAACCCGCAGCGCTCGATTCCCATTGGCATCATTGTGTCCCTCCTCATCTGCTTTGTGGCTTATTTCGGGGTCTCTGCGTCCCTGACCCTCATGGTGCCCTACTTCCTCCTGAACAAGAGCAGCCCTCTGCCTGAGGCTTTCAAGGCGGTGGGTTGGGAGCCCGCCCGCTACGCTGTTGCCGTTGGCTCGCTCTGTGCCCTCTCCACCAG CTTGCTGGGCtccatgtttcccatgcccCGAGTGATCCATGCCATGGCAGAGGATGGGCTGCTCTTCAAGTTCCTCTCCCGGATCCACAGTGGCAGAAAGACCCCTCTGATCGCCACCTTTGTCTCGGGGTTCTTCGCAG CGGTGTTTGCCCTCTTTCTGGACCTGAAGGACCTGGTGGACCTCATGTCGATCGGCACGCTGCTGGCCTACTCCCTGGTGGCGGTGTGCGTGCTCATCCTCCG GTACCAGCCCAGACAGCCGAACTCCCCGAAGGCCGTGGAAATGCTGGAGCTGAATGGGAATGAGGAGGAGAGAGTGATCATGAACCCAGCCAtcactgctgccagtgcccagcacaaAGAGACCGTGTCCCTGGCGACACTCTTCAACCctcctggggacacccccaCTGTGCTCTCGGGGCGCATTGTCTATGTCTGTGTCGCGGTCATCG CTGCACTGATCACAGTCATCTGCGTGGTCCTGACCCTCAATATGGATGCGCTGAAGGATGCCAGTGTGGGCTCTGTTGTGCTTCTGGTGCTGCTCCTCGTGGCTCTGCTCATTTTCACCATCATCATTTGGAGGCAGCCGCAGAGCAATGCACGATTAAACTTCAAA GTACCTTTCCTGCCACTGGTGCCAATCCTCAGCACCTTCATTAACATCCTGCTGATGGTCCAGCTGGATAAGGGCACCTGGGCGCGGTTTGCCGTCTGCATGGTCGTGG GTTTCGTTATTTACTTCGCCTATGGGATTTGGAACAGCGTGGaagggaaaaatgaggaaacaGCCCGTGCCACAGCAGAAAAACCTCTGCACCATCCTGGACAGGacctcagccctggggctgctgcggTCTGA
- the SLC7A3 gene encoding cationic amino acid transporter 3 isoform X2, translating to MLREKMTVFGKKLIRRRMVDLSSDDTHFARCLSTLDLVSLGVGSTLGAGVYVLAGEVAKEMAGPSIVLSFLVAALSSVLAGLCYAEFGARVPKAGSAYLYSYVTVGEIWAFVAGWNLILSYVIVLLSFGVSESALVNKIFTAVNLLVLGFVVIAGFIKGDIKNWQLSEESHGNLSLPDTPDDEKKAFGSGGFFPFGLEGMLTGAATCFYAFVGFDCIATTGEEARNPQRSIPIGIIVSLLICFVAYFGVSASLTLMVPYFLLNKSSPLPEAFKAVGWEPARYAVAVGSLCALSTSLLGSMFPMPRVIHAMAEDGLLFKFLSRIHSGRKTPLIATFVSGFFAAVFALFLDLKDLVDLMSIGTLLAYSLVAVCVLILRYQPRQPNSPKAVEMLELNGNEEERVIMNPAITAASAQHKETVSLATLFNPPGDTPTVLSGRIVYVCVAVIAALITVICVVLTLNMDALKDASVGSVVLLVLLLVALLIFTIIIWRQPQSNARLNFKVPFLPLVPILSTFINILLMVQLDKGTWARFAVCMVVGFVIYFAYGIWNSVEGKNEETARATAEKPLHHPGQDLSPGAAAV from the exons ATGTTGAGGGAAAAAATGACCGTTTTTGGCAAGAAGCTGATCCGCCGGCGCATGGTGGACCTGAGCTCCGATGACACCCATTTTGCTCGCTGCCTCTCCACGCTGGACCTCGTATCCCTGGGGGTGGGCAGCACACTAGGGGCTGGTGTGTATGTGCTGGCCGGGGAGGTGGCCAAGGAGATGGCTGGTCCCTCCATTGTCCTCTCCTTCCTGGTGGCTGCTCTCTCATCGGTACTGGCTGGACTCTGCTATGCAGAGTTTGGGGCCCGTGTCCCCAAGGCCGGCTCTGCATACCTCTACAGCTACGTTACTGTTGGCGAGATCTGGGCTTTTGTAGCCGGCTGGAACCTCATTCTCTCCTATGTGATAG TACTGCTGTCTTTTGGTGTCAGCGAATCTGCCCTCGTGAACAAAATCTTCACAGCAGTGAACCTGTTGGTGCTGGGCTTTGTCGTCATTGCTGGCTTCATCAAGGGAGACATCAAGAACTGGCAGCTTTCAGAGGAGAGCCATGGCAATTTGTCACTGCCAGACACACCGGATGACGA gaaaaaagcttttggCTCTGGtgggtttttcccctttggaCTGGAAGGGATGCTGACCGGCGCTGCCACCTGTTTCTATGCCTTCGTGGGCTTTGACTGCATTGCCACCACAG GGGAGGAAGCCAGGAACCCGCAGCGCTCGATTCCCATTGGCATCATTGTGTCCCTCCTCATCTGCTTTGTGGCTTATTTCGGGGTCTCTGCGTCCCTGACCCTCATGGTGCCCTACTTCCTCCTGAACAAGAGCAGCCCTCTGCCTGAGGCTTTCAAGGCGGTGGGTTGGGAGCCCGCCCGCTACGCTGTTGCCGTTGGCTCGCTCTGTGCCCTCTCCACCAG CTTGCTGGGCtccatgtttcccatgcccCGAGTGATCCATGCCATGGCAGAGGATGGGCTGCTCTTCAAGTTCCTCTCCCGGATCCACAGTGGCAGAAAGACCCCTCTGATCGCCACCTTTGTCTCGGGGTTCTTCGCAG CGGTGTTTGCCCTCTTTCTGGACCTGAAGGACCTGGTGGACCTCATGTCGATCGGCACGCTGCTGGCCTACTCCCTGGTGGCGGTGTGCGTGCTCATCCTCCG GTACCAGCCCAGACAGCCGAACTCCCCGAAGGCCGTGGAAATGCTGGAGCTGAATGGGAATGAGGAGGAGAGAGTGATCATGAACCCAGCCAtcactgctgccagtgcccagcacaaAGAGACCGTGTCCCTGGCGACACTCTTCAACCctcctggggacacccccaCTGTGCTCTCGGGGCGCATTGTCTATGTCTGTGTCGCGGTCATCG CTGCACTGATCACAGTCATCTGCGTGGTCCTGACCCTCAATATGGATGCGCTGAAGGATGCCAGTGTGGGCTCTGTTGTGCTTCTGGTGCTGCTCCTCGTGGCTCTGCTCATTTTCACCATCATCATTTGGAGGCAGCCGCAGAGCAATGCACGATTAAACTTCAAA GTACCTTTCCTGCCACTGGTGCCAATCCTCAGCACCTTCATTAACATCCTGCTGATGGTCCAGCTGGATAAGGGCACCTGGGCGCGGTTTGCCGTCTGCATGGTCGTGG GTTTCGTTATTTACTTCGCCTATGGGATTTGGAACAGCGTGGaagggaaaaatgaggaaacaGCCCGTGCCACAGCAGAAAAACCTCTGCACCATCCTGGACAGGacctcagccctggggctgctgcggTCTGA
- the LOC131088696 gene encoding nascent polypeptide-associated complex subunit alpha, muscle-specific form-like, producing the protein MWRPESQPGPGSPGCPDLLQHVPALCSPVTPLYLSFFEEECRAIVTQLRRGAAAEPSPGPGELSGLQPKPPGPATSTPLPLPSHGRLPDSSAGDCKAAAAPGPAPAPGEPGSLPQPAAGGGPGARPARKPAVSRRARRGPELPSGGGPGTPARSPAPAPLARSAAPGSRLALPRARASLGLQLPAAGTGRGAWETRLLRPPGTRLKLASPARSRLPRASGASQQAQPSSLPRLAPRARAVKSNSAPARCLTRSREAPAAKVGSCKQPSSKLSTGIPTVASRSSLRPPEKVISFKRFGLNRGRNDQTWEYEKSSLSSELAPGLTSGGEDAFPAEQSAGDQLSQELERVKKELEHVKKVLERVKGELADKTAQCEAYEQTIRAAGICLKDAAVLDSGDLGRD; encoded by the exons ATGTGGCGACCGGAGTcgcagcccggccccggctcgCCGGGCTGCCCTGACCTGCTGCAGCACGTCCCGGCGCTGTGCTCGCCGGTCACCCCGCTGTACCTCAGCTTCTTCGAGGAGGAGTGTCGCGCCATCGTCACCCAGCTGCGCCGCGGGGCGGCCGCGGAGCCCTCCCCGGGCCCGGGTGAGCTCAGCGGGCTGCAGCCCAAGCCCCCCGGGCCCGCCACCTCCACGCCGCTGCCCTTACCGAGCCACGGGCGGCTCCCCGACTCGAGCGCGGGCGATTGCAAGGCCGCTGCTGCCCctggcccggccccggccccgggggaGCCCGGGTCCCTCCCGCAGCCCGCGGCCGGCGGTGGCCCCGGCGCCCGCCCCGCTCGCAAGCCCGCTGTGTcccggcgggcgcggcgcggcccCGAGCTGCCCTcgggcggcggccccggcaCTCCTGCCCGCTCCCCGGCGCCCGCCCCGCTCGCACGCTCCGCGGCCCCGGGCTCCAGGCTCGCTCTGCCCCGCGCACGGGCCtcgctggggctgcagctccccgCGGCCGGCACGGGGCGCGGCGCCTGGGAAACGCGGCTCCTGCGGCCCCCAG gGACCAGACTGAAGCTCGCCTCGCCTGCCAGGTCCAGGCTTCCACGTGCCAGCGGGGCTTCgcagcaggcacagccttcCAGCCTTCCCAGACTCGCCCCCCGGGCCAGAGCGGTGAAAAGTAATTCTGCACCTGCCAGATGCCTCACGCGAAGCAGGGAAGCAC ctgctgccaaggTTGGGAGTTGTAAACAGCCCTCTTCAAAGCTTTCTACAGGAATTCCTACTGTGGCTTCCCGCTCCTCACTGCGGCCTCCGGAAAAAGTGATTTCGTTCAAGCGTTTCGGCCTCAATAGAG GTAGAAATGACCAGACATGGGAGTATGAGAAGTCCTCTTTGTCCAGTGAGCTGGCCCCTGGCCTGACTTCAGGGGGTGAAGATGCATTTCCTGCTGAGCAG TCTGCAGGTGATCAGCTGTCCCAGGAACTGGAGCGTGTGAAGAAAGAGCTGGAGCATGTGAAGAAAGTGCTGGAACGAGTGAAGGGCGAGCTTG CTGACAAGACTGCTCAGTGTGAAGCCTATGAGCAGACAATCAGAGCAGCAG GAATCTGTCTCAAAGATGCAGCAGTGTTGGACAGTGGTGACCTGGGGAGAGACTGA
- the SNX12 gene encoding sorting nexin-12 encodes MSEAAVADTRRLNAKPQDLTDAYGPPSNFLEIDIFNPQTVGMGRARYTSYELRMRTNLPIFKLKESCVRRRYSDFEWLKNELERDSKIVVPPLPGKALKRQLPFRGDEGIFEESFIEERRQGLEQFINKIAGHPLAQNERCLHMFLQEETIDRNYVPGKVRQ; translated from the exons ATGTCGGAGGCGGCGGTGGCGGACACCCGGCGCCTGAACGCGAAGCCGCAGGACCTCACGGACGCGTACGGGCCGCCCAGCAACTTCCTCGAGATCGACATCTTCAACCCGCAGACCGTGGGCATGGGCCGCGCCAGATACACCAGCTACGAGCTCCGCATGCGG ACAAACCTCCCCATCTTCAAATTGAAGGAGTCGTGTGTGAGGAGACGATACAGCGACTTTGAGTGGCTGAAGAATGAGCTGGAACGAGACAGTAAG ATTGTAGTGCCACCGCTGCCTGGAAAAGCTTTGAAACGACAGCTTCCCTTCCGAGGAGATGAAGGCATCTTTGAGGAGTCCTTCATCGAGGAGCGGAGACAGGGCCTAGAACAGTTTATTAACAA AATTGCTGGACACCCACTGGCACAGAACGAGCGCTGCTTACATATGTTCCTGCAAGAGGAGACTATTGATAGGAATTACGTCCCAGGGAAAGTGCGCCAGTAG